The Ananas comosus cultivar F153 linkage group 2, ASM154086v1, whole genome shotgun sequence genome contains a region encoding:
- the LOC109728124 gene encoding cyclin-D2-1-like — MRTYASYYYATMRHGPSEEHAGCGCDLLCGEDEGALGEDSAPSFALPGDDDPEFPDDSDESIAGFIEGESQYSPGFDYPDRFRSRSLDPFARAESVAWILKVKEYYSFRPLTAYLAVNYVDRFLSRHHLPENGWALQLLAVTCLSLAAKMEETMVPSLLDLQVEDARYIFEPRTIRRMELLVLTSLNWRLRSVTPFTFVDFFAYKIDSSGKYAKYLVSRATQIILATIQDVDFLDHCPSSMAAAAIICATDETPALAFINPEIAVTWCIGLTEEGISNCYQLMQQIAIGIIQRKQPMILSQLRVTTSTVNLGPGVSSSSSSPPSKRRKLNSNCGGIKMRKYTADVDFLDHCPSSMAAAAIICATDETPALAFINPEIAVTWCIGLTEEGISNCYQLMQQIAIGIIQRKQPMILSQLRVTTSTVNLGPGVSSSSSSPPSKRRKLNSN; from the exons ATGAGGACGTACGCATCGTACTATTATGCGACTATGCGGCACGGCCCATCGGAGGAACACGCGGGGTGCGGGTGCGACCTCCTGTGCGGCGAGGACGAGGGCGCGCTCGGCGAGGACTCGGCGCCGAGTTTCGCCCTCCCCGGCGATGACGATCCCGAGTTCCCCGACGACTCGGACGAGTCCATCGCCGGGTTCATCGAGGGCGAGTCCCAGTACTCGCCCGGGTTCGACTACCCGGACCGGTTCCGGTCGCGCTCGCTCGACCCCTTCGCCCGGGCCGAGTCCGTCGCCTGGATCCTCAAG gTTAAGGAGTATTACAGTTTCCGTCCGTTAACGGCGTATCTCGCCGTTAACTACGTGGATCGGTTCCTCTCCCGTCACCATTTACCG GAAAATGGATGGGCACTGCAACTCTTAGCAGTGACTTGCCTCTCTCTTGCTGCAAAGATGGAGGAAACAATGGTCCCATCCCTCTTGGACCTGCAG GTCGAAGATGCAAGATATATTTTTGAGCCTCGAACCATAAGACGGATGGAACTACTAGTCCTCACTTCACTAAATTGGAGGCTTCGATCCGTGACACCATTTACTTTTGTCGATTTCTTCGCATACAAGATCGACTCCTCCGGAAAATACGCGAAATATCTGGTTTCGCGTGCGACACAAATTATTTTAGCTACAATCCAAG ATGTGGACTTCTTGGATCACTGCCCATCATCAATGGCTGCAGCTGCCATAATATGTGCTACTGATGAGACACCAGCTCTAGCATTTATTAATCCTGAGATTGCTGTTACATGGTGTATTGGACTCACAGAG GAAGGGATCAGCAACTGCTACCAGCTAATGCAGCAAATAGCTATTGGTATAATACAGAGGAAGCAACCAATGATCCTCTCTCAGCTCAGAGTAACAACCTCAACAGTTAATTTGGGCCCAGGggtctcatcctcctcctcttctcctccatcCAAGAGAAGGAAACTCAATAGCAATTG TGGTGgaataaaaatgagaaaatacacTGCAGATGTGGACTTCTTGGATCACTGCCCATCATCAATGGCTGCAGCTGCCATAATATGTGCTACTGATGAGACACCAGCTCTAGCATTTATTAATCCTGAGATTGCTGTTACATGGTGTATTGGACTCACAGAG GAAGGGATCAGCAACTGCTACCAGCTAATGCAGCAAATAGCTATTGGTATAATACAGAGGAAGCAACCAATGATCCTCTCTCAGCTCAGAGTAACAACCTCAACAGTTAATTTGGGCCCAGGggtctcatcctcctcctcttctcctccatcCAAGAGAAGGAAACTCAATAGCAATTGA